From a single Pseudodesulfovibrio sp. JC047 genomic region:
- the rfaE1 gene encoding D-glycero-beta-D-manno-heptose-7-phosphate kinase — protein MAREKIRKAVASLAGHNVLIIGDLMLDHYLMGTVDRISPEAPVPVVNVREESVVLGGAGNVGRNIADLGGSPLLVTVVGDDRDGCLLDDLCEKAGLKTRIVRDVTRPTTKKTRVIAHNQQVVRVDHELVAPLSDATQEALFTTIESVVQDYPVIILSDYGKGLISRSFMDRFMVLIETCSPRPKVLVDPKTVNYDLYTGVDLLTPNTKEAGEGASMAVSDKASVLKAGEVLFDRLQCTNLLVTLGPDGMALFEGRDTVHHIPTFAQKVFDVTGAGDTVIATTALALSAGVDLLTACTLANYAAGVVVGQVGAATTTPAELLESMDELPEPDVSLWTS, from the coding sequence ATGGCACGAGAGAAAATTCGAAAAGCGGTCGCTTCGCTGGCTGGACATAATGTATTGATAATCGGTGATCTTATGCTCGACCATTACCTGATGGGAACCGTGGATCGGATTTCTCCGGAAGCCCCGGTCCCAGTGGTCAACGTCCGTGAGGAATCAGTCGTCCTTGGCGGCGCCGGGAACGTGGGACGAAATATTGCTGATTTGGGCGGTTCCCCTCTGCTCGTCACCGTAGTCGGTGATGATAGAGATGGATGCCTGCTTGACGATCTGTGTGAAAAGGCTGGACTCAAGACGCGGATTGTTCGCGACGTCACCCGCCCCACGACAAAGAAAACGCGGGTCATTGCACACAATCAGCAGGTGGTTCGTGTCGATCACGAACTGGTTGCTCCTTTGAGTGATGCGACGCAGGAAGCACTTTTTACAACCATTGAATCTGTTGTTCAGGATTATCCTGTCATCATCCTTTCTGATTACGGTAAGGGATTGATTTCTCGTTCTTTCATGGATCGGTTCATGGTGTTGATCGAGACCTGCTCGCCCCGCCCAAAAGTGTTGGTTGACCCGAAAACCGTGAATTACGATTTGTATACCGGAGTTGATCTTTTGACACCGAATACCAAGGAAGCGGGTGAAGGTGCATCCATGGCGGTTTCGGACAAGGCGTCTGTGCTCAAGGCCGGTGAAGTGCTGTTTGATCGATTGCAGTGTACCAATCTTTTAGTGACGCTTGGCCCGGATGGTATGGCACTGTTCGAGGGGCGGGACACGGTTCACCATATCCCGACCTTTGCTCAAAAGGTTTTTGATGTGACAGGAGCGGGTGATACAGTCATCGCGACCACGGCACTTGCCCTCTCCGCCGGGGTTGATCTTTTGACCGCCTGCACCTTGGCCAACTATGCGGCTGGCGTTGTGGTCGGTCAGGTCGGTGCAGCAACCACGACACCTGCGGAGTTGCTCGAATCTATGGACGAACTTCCGGAGCCAGATGTTTCGTTGTGGACAAGTTGA
- a CDS encoding ATP-dependent 6-phosphofructokinase, whose protein sequence is METKNLEFSTDIPTLGPAKIQTPVRNPRYVNEASPLQLMLTSDELTELKTGTLQKEFEKAGPREKVYFDPSKTRCAIVTCGGLCPGINDVIRSIVNEAHYHYGIHTVFGISNGLRGFIPKYGYEVKELTPKNVSHIHQFGGTILGSSRGLQDSEEIVDSLERLNIGILFVIGGDGAMRAAKSIVQEVSDRKKKIAVIGIPKTIDNDINFISRSFGFDTAVEKATEAIQCAHVEATGVDKGVGLVRLMGREAGFIAAQATLALQEVNFLLVPEKSFTLEGENGLLQAVERRLRDRDHAIIVCAEGAGQDVLGKTLERDPSGNPKLGDICGHIITQLKQHCRDRELEMNLKFIDPSYIIRSVPANAGDRIYCGFLGQNAVHAAMAGKTGMVVTRLKSSLVHLPLDLVTVKRRNINIDSDYWCAVMESTGQHIYME, encoded by the coding sequence ATGGAGACAAAGAACCTTGAATTCTCGACAGATATTCCGACATTAGGACCTGCCAAGATACAGACCCCAGTCAGAAATCCTCGCTATGTCAACGAGGCATCTCCCCTGCAATTGATGTTGACGTCAGATGAACTGACTGAGTTGAAGACAGGCACCCTGCAAAAGGAATTCGAAAAAGCCGGGCCACGGGAAAAAGTCTATTTTGATCCGTCAAAGACCCGGTGCGCCATTGTCACTTGTGGCGGGTTGTGTCCCGGTATCAACGACGTGATCCGCTCCATCGTCAATGAGGCCCACTACCACTACGGTATTCATACCGTCTTCGGCATCTCCAACGGACTACGAGGTTTCATTCCAAAGTATGGGTATGAGGTCAAAGAGCTGACCCCGAAGAATGTCTCGCATATTCATCAGTTTGGCGGGACTATTCTTGGTTCGTCGCGAGGACTGCAAGACTCTGAAGAAATTGTCGATTCATTGGAAAGACTCAATATCGGCATTTTGTTCGTCATTGGCGGCGATGGGGCCATGCGGGCCGCAAAGTCCATTGTGCAAGAGGTCTCGGACCGCAAGAAAAAGATTGCGGTTATCGGCATCCCCAAGACCATCGACAACGATATCAATTTCATCAGTCGCTCCTTTGGGTTTGACACTGCCGTGGAAAAGGCCACCGAAGCCATCCAGTGTGCACATGTCGAAGCCACCGGCGTGGACAAGGGCGTGGGACTCGTCCGACTCATGGGGCGCGAAGCCGGATTCATCGCGGCGCAGGCCACACTCGCCCTTCAGGAAGTGAATTTTTTGCTCGTTCCGGAAAAGTCCTTCACCCTTGAAGGGGAAAACGGGCTGCTGCAAGCGGTTGAAAGACGGCTGCGTGATCGAGATCATGCAATCATCGTGTGTGCAGAAGGTGCCGGACAGGATGTGTTGGGGAAAACGTTGGAACGCGATCCCTCAGGAAATCCGAAGTTGGGTGATATTTGCGGACATATCATCACGCAGCTCAAACAGCATTGTCGCGATCGCGAATTGGAAATGAATTTGAAGTTCATCGATCCGAGTTATATTATTCGATCGGTTCCGGCCAATGCGGGTGATCGAATTTATTGTGGATTCCTTGGACAGAATGCCGTTCACGCGGCCATGGCCGGAAAAACAGGCATGGTAGTGACGCGGCTCAAATCAAGCCTGGTTCATCTGCCTCTCGACCTGGTGACCGTCAAGCGGCGAAATATCAATATTGATTCCGACTATTGGTGCGCGGTGATGGAATCCACGGGCCAGCATATCTACATGGAATAA
- a CDS encoding helix-turn-helix domain-containing protein: MNTKEARTPPTLFTVREVADFLRVHQRTAYRLITRGSIKAIKIGSQWRVPEKDLIEFIESGWKVAASKAKKGRKPDQFKLPLD, encoded by the coding sequence ATGAATACCAAAGAAGCACGCACGCCCCCAACCTTGTTTACAGTCCGTGAAGTTGCGGACTTTTTACGAGTGCATCAGCGAACAGCGTATCGACTCATTACACGCGGAAGTATCAAAGCGATCAAAATCGGTAGCCAATGGCGGGTACCGGAAAAAGATCTCATAGAATTTATAGAGAGTGGATGGAAGGTTGCCGCGTCCAAAGCCAAAAAAGGCCGGAAACCCGATCAATTCAAACTCCCCTTGGACTAA
- a CDS encoding MarR family transcriptional regulator, whose translation MIVDFFHTRYTGIYMSHADTSFFFTRISNLYRLYAKALDARLEPYNVRPGYIEILNKLWLQDTITQKQLHAQLSIEQATLSNTLKRMERDGLIQRKRSHTDRRSALLLLTDTAKDLQKTVHAAVTDLQSVVNQGLSINDRRYFAKILHQMTTHLESDVENPCLVLFDEILEK comes from the coding sequence ATGATAGTGGACTTCTTCCATACGAGATACACAGGGATATATATGTCGCACGCTGATACTTCTTTCTTTTTTACACGTATTTCAAATCTTTATCGACTTTACGCAAAAGCATTGGACGCTCGACTCGAGCCATACAACGTCCGGCCGGGATATATCGAAATCCTGAACAAACTCTGGCTGCAAGACACCATCACACAAAAACAATTGCATGCCCAACTTTCCATTGAACAAGCCACTCTGTCCAATACTTTAAAACGTATGGAACGTGATGGATTGATTCAACGGAAACGAAGTCACACAGACCGTCGCAGTGCGCTCCTGCTCCTGACGGATACCGCAAAAGACCTTCAAAAAACCGTCCACGCAGCCGTGACCGATCTTCAGTCGGTTGTCAACCAGGGTCTTTCTATTAATGACAGACGGTACTTTGCCAAAATTCTTCACCAAATGACGACTCATCTCGAAAGCGATGTCGAAAATCCCTGCCTCGTTCTTTTTGATGAAATTCTTGAAAAATAG
- a CDS encoding MATE family efflux transporter, which yields MNVMERWTAKGGYKEALVIGFPLVVSMVSSTVMTFTDRMFLGNYSTDTLAASVPASVTAFMFLAFFLGVAQYAGVFVAQFTGSGRHEDVGRSLWQGLWFCLPAWVVLASLWFLARPLFELSGHPPQVIELEIAYFKILTVGGGAFVVSGCLSCFYSGRGMTKPIMVISLLAMIVNVPLDYCFINGVGPFPELGIVGAGLATVTGYVLPVICYSCLIFTAENEKWYRVRSGWRFDRKLFTRFLRFGLPGGVEFFLDLFAVSFFVFMIGRFGQVELAATNAVFSIYNIAFLPTIGLHVAASVMVGQAMGDGKPDQAAYATRSVLHLAIVYMACMAVLFIGLPDVLMNMFKARGESAADFHDVLVMGVMLMKFTAVFTMIDAVAVVHVGGLKGAGDTKYIMKTMFLSSMMCIVIPLLILNYLGIRQIYAPWTFLLLYALTMSVSFVVRFYKGPWRHIRVIPD from the coding sequence ATGAATGTGATGGAACGATGGACGGCGAAAGGCGGCTACAAAGAAGCCCTCGTCATCGGTTTTCCGCTTGTCGTGAGTATGGTGTCTTCGACGGTGATGACGTTTACCGATCGAATGTTTTTGGGCAATTATTCGACCGACACGTTGGCGGCTTCTGTGCCGGCCAGTGTGACGGCGTTCATGTTTCTGGCCTTTTTTCTCGGTGTGGCTCAATACGCCGGTGTGTTCGTGGCCCAGTTTACCGGATCGGGACGGCATGAAGACGTCGGCCGGTCTTTGTGGCAAGGGTTGTGGTTCTGTCTTCCGGCCTGGGTCGTGCTGGCATCCCTGTGGTTTTTGGCCCGGCCCCTGTTTGAACTCAGTGGGCACCCTCCCCAGGTTATTGAGTTGGAGATTGCGTATTTCAAGATTTTGACAGTGGGTGGCGGTGCGTTTGTTGTCAGCGGGTGTCTTTCCTGTTTCTACTCTGGTCGGGGCATGACCAAGCCGATCATGGTTATCAGTTTGCTGGCCATGATCGTGAACGTGCCGTTGGACTACTGTTTCATTAATGGTGTTGGTCCGTTTCCCGAGTTGGGTATTGTCGGCGCGGGATTGGCAACAGTGACCGGGTATGTCCTGCCTGTGATCTGTTACAGTTGTCTGATTTTTACCGCTGAGAATGAAAAATGGTATCGAGTGCGGTCAGGGTGGCGGTTTGATCGGAAACTCTTCACGCGTTTTTTGCGGTTCGGGCTGCCGGGCGGTGTGGAGTTTTTTCTTGATCTGTTTGCGGTGTCGTTTTTCGTCTTCATGATCGGTCGATTTGGTCAAGTCGAATTGGCTGCGACCAATGCGGTCTTTTCCATTTATAACATTGCATTTTTGCCCACGATCGGACTGCACGTTGCGGCCAGTGTCATGGTCGGACAGGCCATGGGCGACGGCAAACCGGATCAGGCTGCCTATGCGACCCGTTCAGTCCTGCATTTGGCGATTGTCTATATGGCCTGTATGGCGGTGCTTTTTATCGGGTTGCCGGACGTGTTGATGAACATGTTCAAGGCTCGTGGCGAATCGGCGGCAGACTTTCATGATGTGTTGGTCATGGGCGTGATGCTCATGAAATTTACGGCGGTGTTTACCATGATTGACGCGGTAGCCGTGGTCCACGTGGGTGGATTGAAAGGGGCTGGCGATACTAAATACATTATGAAAACCATGTTTTTGAGTTCCATGATGTGTATTGTTATCCCCCTGTTGATACTCAATTATCTCGGGATTCGACAGATTTATGCACCATGGACGTTCCTGCTCTTGTATGCCTTGACCATGTCTGTGTCATTCGTCGTTCGGTTTTATAAGGGACCGTGGAGACATATCCGGGTCATTCCCGACTGA
- a CDS encoding DUF3431 domain-containing protein: protein MDDAVTVIVARYTEDVSWVERLGYNSVVYDKSDAPAENARQLENIGREAHTYFTHIVNEYETLSPMNVFVQGDPFDHLDDRGRTDVDGLRKQLVDVVDRALPFKGLAWFKLKCDRLGRPHDLRKLENKGRWAGWGRDIPVGAVFEELFHVPMPEQLIVRAPTGNFCVSGDRIRTRPISFYQHCLHLVEQDPFDEYNTGHAFERLWQHIFNGNTAWNSGYPVSS from the coding sequence ATGGATGACGCTGTCACGGTGATCGTTGCGCGATACACGGAGGATGTCAGTTGGGTTGAGCGGCTGGGGTATAACTCTGTCGTGTACGACAAAAGTGATGCACCAGCGGAAAATGCCCGCCAATTGGAGAATATTGGTCGAGAAGCCCACACATATTTCACGCATATCGTCAACGAGTATGAGACCCTTTCTCCGATGAATGTTTTTGTACAGGGAGACCCATTCGATCACCTTGATGATCGTGGTAGAACCGATGTTGACGGCTTGCGGAAGCAGCTTGTGGATGTTGTGGATCGCGCCCTTCCCTTCAAAGGCCTGGCTTGGTTCAAACTCAAATGTGACCGGCTGGGGCGGCCTCATGATCTGCGGAAGCTGGAGAACAAGGGCCGTTGGGCCGGATGGGGGCGAGATATTCCTGTCGGTGCGGTGTTTGAAGAGCTTTTTCATGTCCCCATGCCCGAACAGTTGATCGTGCGTGCGCCTACGGGCAATTTTTGTGTATCAGGAGATCGTATTCGAACCCGGCCAATATCTTTCTATCAACACTGTTTGCACTTGGTTGAACAAGACCCGTTTGACGAGTACAACACCGGACATGCCTTTGAACGGCTGTGGCAGCATATTTTCAATGGAAATACGGCATGGAATTCGGGCTACCCTGTGTCATCGTGA
- a CDS encoding ABC transporter permease, producing the protein MMPLNFRIAVSSLSAHKLRAILAMMGVFLGALAFTGVQHVSTIMVKRAELETEKLGPNLYSVMAGEVRFTRSGNARLSGVTRNFTIQDAQALIAGVPSVMEGTPYVAQSMQIRGNGNAVTAQLLAAWPNYQDIRNFRPVFGRFFNWQEVDDRAKVCVLGQTIARLLFDEPAKAVGQQIYLFRASFRVIGVMESKGRDLSGTDQDEVMLVPISTYMRRASNQTWTSGVFLRLSKDASRAVVDEAVQSIMRLRHKIDPGEPDDFSSMSPKDAMQLQQQALALMTTLGGITSSISFGVGGLGILSIMILVVRARRVEIGVRRAVGGRRRDIIRQFLFESGLMAAVGGGLGVLTTVILVIVGCTIADLPIIIEPTSLVSTLIGSCVLGLVAGAYPAWQAANVEILAVLKS; encoded by the coding sequence ATGATGCCTCTCAATTTTAGAATCGCTGTCTCATCCCTTTCGGCGCACAAGTTGCGCGCCATTTTGGCCATGATGGGCGTTTTTTTGGGGGCACTTGCCTTTACCGGGGTTCAGCATGTGTCCACGATCATGGTGAAACGGGCTGAATTGGAGACGGAAAAGCTTGGGCCGAATCTCTACTCTGTCATGGCGGGCGAGGTGCGTTTTACCCGAAGCGGGAATGCCCGGCTTTCCGGAGTGACCCGAAATTTCACCATTCAGGACGCTCAGGCCTTGATCGCCGGAGTCCCCTCTGTCATGGAAGGCACCCCCTATGTCGCGCAATCCATGCAGATTCGGGGAAACGGAAATGCCGTGACCGCGCAGTTGTTGGCTGCGTGGCCGAATTATCAGGATATTCGAAATTTTCGACCCGTATTTGGTCGATTTTTCAATTGGCAGGAAGTGGATGATCGAGCCAAGGTCTGCGTGCTTGGGCAAACCATCGCCCGATTGTTGTTTGACGAGCCAGCCAAAGCGGTCGGGCAGCAAATCTATCTGTTCAGGGCCAGTTTTCGGGTTATTGGCGTCATGGAATCCAAGGGCCGGGATCTTTCCGGCACCGATCAGGATGAAGTGATGCTTGTGCCCATCTCAACGTATATGCGGCGGGCCAGTAACCAGACCTGGACCAGCGGCGTGTTTTTGCGGTTGTCCAAGGACGCCAGTCGCGCTGTTGTGGATGAAGCGGTCCAATCGATCATGCGGTTGCGGCATAAGATCGATCCGGGGGAACCAGACGATTTCAGCTCCATGTCACCCAAGGACGCCATGCAGTTGCAACAACAGGCATTGGCCCTGATGACCACCTTGGGAGGGATCACGTCGTCCATTTCCTTTGGGGTTGGAGGACTGGGTATTTTGTCCATCATGATTCTGGTCGTGCGTGCGCGTCGAGTTGAGATCGGTGTGCGCCGAGCCGTTGGTGGCCGACGTCGGGATATCATCCGTCAGTTTCTTTTCGAGTCGGGTCTCATGGCCGCCGTGGGCGGTGGACTGGGGGTGTTGACCACGGTTATTCTGGTCATCGTGGGATGCACGATCGCCGACCTCCCCATCATCATAGAACCCACCAGTTTGGTCTCGACTCTCATTGGTTCCTGTGTCCTCGGCCTGGTGGCCGGAGCCTACCCCGCCTGGCAGGCTGCCAATGTCGAAATTCTCGCTGTCTTGAAATCATAG
- a CDS encoding HAD hydrolase family protein: MPSPIVTLLVRNRERSAAFYKKALGFDCARDSVLVGPFGQSIRLVETENAMAGGCVVLTLEVSDTDRAASAILEHGGGRAEKLMGDRPLYLGLDGEMISLVQRGLSGARSIRLIVYDFDGVMTDNTVQVDQEGRESIRANRGDGMGVGMIRSLGIEQVILSTEVNPVVKARADKIRLEAIHGIRDKATALLELAEKRSISVAEILFVGNDTNDATGMALAGFKVAPADAHPSILAMADYVTRARGGQGVIRELADLLEAARE, translated from the coding sequence ATGCCCTCCCCTATTGTCACCCTATTGGTCAGAAATCGAGAGCGGTCTGCCGCATTTTACAAGAAGGCCCTTGGATTTGATTGTGCGCGGGATTCGGTGCTGGTGGGGCCATTTGGTCAGAGCATTCGGCTGGTGGAAACCGAAAACGCCATGGCCGGAGGGTGTGTGGTCTTGACCCTTGAAGTTTCGGATACGGACCGGGCCGCTTCTGCCATTTTGGAACACGGCGGAGGACGGGCAGAAAAACTCATGGGCGACAGGCCGCTCTATCTCGGGTTGGACGGTGAAATGATTTCGCTCGTACAACGCGGATTGTCCGGTGCCCGCTCCATCAGGCTGATCGTGTATGATTTCGATGGCGTCATGACGGACAATACGGTTCAGGTGGATCAGGAGGGACGGGAGTCCATTCGTGCCAACCGGGGCGATGGCATGGGGGTCGGCATGATTCGGTCGCTCGGTATCGAACAGGTCATCCTGAGTACTGAGGTTAATCCCGTGGTCAAGGCCCGGGCCGATAAAATCAGACTGGAAGCGATTCACGGTATTCGGGACAAGGCAACCGCCCTGCTCGAATTGGCGGAGAAACGGTCCATATCGGTCGCTGAAATTCTGTTCGTGGGCAACGATACGAATGATGCTACGGGCATGGCCCTTGCCGGGTTCAAGGTGGCACCGGCCGACGCGCATCCATCCATTCTCGCCATGGCCGATTACGTGACCAGGGCACGAGGTGGTCAGGGAGTGATTAGGGAACTCGCGGACCTGCTGGAGGCCGCCAGGGAGTAA